GAGGTCGGTCGCCTTCTCGAAGTCGTTCGCCGCCCCGGTCGTGATCTCGCCGAACACGATCTCCTCGGCCACCCGGCCCCCGAGGATCGCCGTGATGTTGGCCAGGATCTCCCCGCGCGTGAGGGTGTACTTCTCCTCCTGCGGCAGCGGCAACGTGTACCCCAGCGCCATCCCGCGCGGGAGGATCGTCACCTTGTGCGGCGGATTGGCCTGCGGCAGAAGCTTGCCCAAGAGCGCGTGCCCCGCCTCGTGGTAGGCCGTGAGCTCCCGCTCCTTCGCGGAGAGGATGCGGCTCTTGCGCTGCGGCCCCGCGATCACGCGCTCGATCGCCTCGTCCATCTCCGAGCGGCCGATGCGCTTCTTCCCCCGGCGCGCGGCCAGGAGCGCCGCCTCGTTGACCATGTTGGCCAGGTCCGCCCCGCTGAAGCCGGGGGTGCGGCGCGCCAGCACGTCGAGCGTGACGTCTTCGCTGATCGGCTTCCCCCGGACGTGCACGTCCAGGATCGCGCGGCGGCCCTTCGCGTCCGGGTTGTCCACGACGATCCGGCGGTCGAACCGGCCGGGACGCAGCAAGGCCGGGTCCAGGATGTCCGGCCGGTTGGTCGCGGCGATGACGATGATCCCGGCGTTGGGGTCGAAGCCGTCCATCTCCACCAGTAGTTGGTTGAGGGTCTGCTCGCGCTCGTCGTGCCCGCCGCCCAGTCCGGCTCCCCGCTGGCGGCCCACCGCGTCGATCTCATCGATGAAGACGAGGCACGGGGCGGACTTCTTCGCCTGCTCGAACAGGTCGCGCACGCGGCTCGCGCCCACGCCGACGAACATCTCCACGAACTCGCTGCCCGAGATGGAGAAGAACGGCACGCCCGCTTCCCCGGCGATCGCCTTGGCCAGCAGCGTCTTGCCGCTGCCCGGCGGCCCGACCAGCAGCACGCCCCGGGGGATCTTCGCGCCGAGGGCCTGGAACTTCTTCGGGTGGCGGAGGAACTCGATGATCTCTTCCAGCTCCTCCTTCGCCTCGTCCACACCGGCCACGTCCTCGAACGTCACCCGGGTCTTGGCCTCGGTGTGCAGCCGCGCCCGGCTCTTGCCGAACGACATCGCCTGATTCGACCCGGACTGCGCCTGCCGCAGCATCAGCATCCACAGCCCGACCAGCACGATGAACGGCAGCATCGTTGTGAGCAGGTTGGGCCACATGGACGAGCGCGACCGCGGCTCCACCGTGATCGTAACGCCCTTCGACTGCAGCATGTCGATGTACGAGCCCTCGCCCGAGGGGATGTAGGTGCGGAACGAGCGTCCGTCCTTGAGCTGTCCGGAGACGCTCTCGTCGCTCACCGTGACCTGCGCGACCTGACCGCTCTGCGCCTTATCGATGAAGTCGCTGTAGGAGATCTCCTCGCGCGGG
Above is a genomic segment from bacterium containing:
- the ftsH gene encoding ATP-dependent zinc metalloprotease FtsH, with the translated sequence MFNKYVRNLLVWALILVVVLYLVLPLYHQRAPREEISYSDFIDKAQSGQVAQVTVSDESVSGQLKDGRSFRTYIPSGEGSYIDMLQSKGVTITVEPRSRSSMWPNLLTTMLPFIVLVGLWMLMLRQAQSGSNQAMSFGKSRARLHTEAKTRVTFEDVAGVDEAKEELEEIIEFLRHPKKFQALGAKIPRGVLLVGPPGSGKTLLAKAIAGEAGVPFFSISGSEFVEMFVGVGASRVRDLFEQAKKSAPCLVFIDEIDAVGRQRGAGLGGGHDEREQTLNQLLVEMDGFDPNAGIIVIAATNRPDILDPALLRPGRFDRRIVVDNPDAKGRRAILDVHVRGKPISEDVTLDVLARRTPGFSGADLANMVNEAALLAARRGKKRIGRSEMDEAIERVIAGPQRKSRILSAKERELTAYHEAGHALLGKLLPQANPPHKVTILPRGMALGYTLPLPQEEKYTLTRGEILANITAILGGRVAEEIVFGEITTGAANDFEKATDL